In the Paenibacillus sp. FSL H7-0357 genome, one interval contains:
- a CDS encoding peptidylprolyl isomerase: MMSLNKKKSWKVLLVSLAAALSFSMLSACSSNNNTKNNNAADDSSTAYATYKGGTITEKEFDLDTRVMKFLSPQQAQYLEIDTFKESILNQEVAFEHLAGKATDEAKKQAEKEADVQLADLKSRLGDTYDSLLKEQSLKEDDVRTYMVRVLTVYQDMLLKVTDDQVKKEFELIKGDFTVATLRQVLIGLTDANKKERTEEDALKLAKEVKAKLDGGADFAEIAKQYTDDTASKEAGGQLKEVLLGNYLEEFKAAAQTLPLNTISDPVLTKVGYYIIKVESRTEATFEKLTDEQKEAIKSSLASQSLESYLENNLKDLEIKINLPKSSAAATESGTNSGTKATEAPSASPAATKEAK, encoded by the coding sequence ATGATGTCGTTAAATAAAAAAAAATCCTGGAAAGTGCTGCTGGTCTCACTGGCAGCGGCTCTTTCCTTCTCTATGCTTTCTGCTTGCAGCAGCAACAACAATACTAAAAATAATAATGCAGCTGATGATAGCAGCACAGCGTACGCTACCTACAAAGGGGGAACCATTACTGAGAAGGAATTCGATTTAGACACCCGTGTCATGAAATTTCTCTCCCCGCAGCAGGCCCAGTACCTGGAGATTGATACCTTCAAGGAATCCATTCTGAACCAGGAAGTGGCCTTTGAGCATCTGGCCGGCAAGGCAACAGATGAGGCTAAGAAGCAGGCCGAGAAGGAAGCCGATGTGCAATTAGCTGATCTTAAGAGCCGTTTGGGTGACACCTATGATAGCTTACTGAAGGAGCAGAGTCTAAAGGAAGACGATGTGCGGACTTATATGGTGCGTGTGCTTACGGTTTATCAGGATATGCTGCTCAAAGTAACCGATGACCAAGTAAAGAAGGAATTTGAACTAATCAAAGGCGATTTCACTGTAGCTACTCTGCGTCAGGTGTTGATCGGACTGACTGACGCCAACAAAAAGGAGCGTACCGAGGAAGACGCACTTAAGCTGGCTAAGGAGGTAAAGGCTAAGCTTGACGGTGGAGCGGACTTTGCGGAAATCGCCAAGCAATACACCGACGATACCGCGTCCAAGGAAGCTGGCGGCCAGCTGAAAGAAGTATTGCTGGGCAATTATTTGGAGGAGTTCAAGGCAGCAGCCCAGACACTGCCGTTGAATACAATCAGTGATCCAGTACTAACAAAAGTGGGTTATTACATCATTAAGGTGGAGAGCCGCACAGAAGCAACCTTTGAGAAGCTGACCGATGAACAGAAGGAAGCAATCAAAAGCTCGCTGGCTTCGCAAAGCCTGGAGTCCTACCTCGAAAATAATCTGAAAGACCTGGAAATTAAAATCAATCTGCCGAAAAGCTCCGCTGCTGCCACTGAGTCCGGAACAAACAGCGGAACTAAAGCTACAGAAGCTCCAAGTGCCTCACCAGCGGCTACAAAAGAAGCCAAATAA
- the spoVT gene encoding stage V sporulation protein T, whose protein sequence is MKATGIVRRIDDLGRVVIPKEIRRTLRIREGDPLEIFVDRDGEVILKKYSPIGELGDFAKEYAESLYEGTGHITMITDRDTFIALAGGSKKDYLEKQVGVLLEKVMDSRKTVLETNAGSYDIGKDHAELISSYVAAPIISGGDPIGCVVLLNKDDSVKMAQMEIKMAETAAAFLGKQMEQ, encoded by the coding sequence ATGAAAGCTACTGGAATTGTACGCCGTATTGATGACCTCGGTCGAGTTGTTATCCCTAAAGAGATCAGACGCACACTACGTATTCGTGAAGGGGATCCGTTGGAAATTTTCGTCGATCGCGACGGTGAAGTCATACTGAAGAAGTATTCCCCGATTGGTGAGCTGGGTGATTTCGCCAAGGAATATGCAGAGTCGCTTTATGAAGGCACAGGGCATATTACAATGATTACTGACAGGGACACTTTTATCGCCCTTGCCGGAGGTTCCAAAAAGGATTATCTCGAGAAACAGGTGGGTGTGCTCCTGGAGAAGGTAATGGACAGCCGCAAGACCGTGCTCGAAACGAATGCAGGCAGCTATGACATCGGTAAAGATCATGCAGAATTAATATCGAGCTATGTAGCCGCTCCCATCATCTCCGGCGGGGACCCCATCGGTTGTGTAGTGCTTCTGAACAAGGATGATTCGGTAAAAATGGCGCAAATGGAAATCAAAATGGCCGAAACGGCAGCCGCTTTTTTGGGCAAGCAGATGGAGCAGTAA
- a CDS encoding putative polysaccharide biosynthesis protein has translation MKSGTQGSKLLQGAFILSAAAILSKLIGTLQKIPLQNLGGDAVFGIYNTVNPLYTMLITIAMLGLPSAIARFVAESSADRDESEGRRVLLLSAAITVISGLVIGALAYLGAPVIAGWVGNSHVIPALRCSALGLAVVPLMAALRGYFQGLHNMVPTAVSQVVEQSVRVAVMIALLLYLTGKGADAATIAAGALIGSAGGGAAGLIVMLLYWQNYRRRVSVAQQSAELAISAASETAWTRSSAADTVREQTGAKARKLLGYGIPVMLGTLAIPLIGLVDVFTVPRLLSSTVSEAAAMAQFGIYNRGLPLVQMVTMLATSLSVVFIPALAEAKHRGDLGLIQTRCSLSLRWFWLLGLAASVGLAVLAEPVNVALYGDAAGSGTMTWLAFTAAGGTVSIISAALLQGLGAVRAPAVHLLAAAVLKAALNLLLIPQQGITGAAIASVAAHLFAAALNVLLLHRMGHLRLRFADALVKPALLLAGLGLAAAAVSLGVGSAAAAAGFGGGRTTALAQSLLGVLAGCAVFAAGAVALRLLSESELRQLPGFGPRLADKLKKLRLFP, from the coding sequence ATGAAATCTGGTACACAAGGCTCTAAATTACTGCAAGGCGCATTTATTCTCAGCGCAGCAGCCATTCTCTCCAAACTGATTGGTACGCTGCAGAAAATTCCGCTGCAAAATCTGGGTGGAGACGCCGTGTTCGGCATATACAACACGGTTAATCCCCTGTACACGATGCTTATAACGATAGCGATGCTGGGTCTGCCGTCTGCAATCGCCAGATTCGTGGCCGAGTCCTCGGCCGACAGAGATGAAAGCGAAGGCCGGAGGGTTCTGCTGCTGTCAGCGGCCATTACAGTCATCAGCGGCCTTGTGATTGGGGCCCTTGCCTATCTTGGGGCTCCGGTTATCGCCGGGTGGGTCGGCAACTCCCATGTGATTCCCGCGCTGCGCTGCAGCGCATTGGGGCTTGCTGTTGTTCCGCTTATGGCCGCATTGCGCGGTTATTTTCAGGGACTGCATAATATGGTCCCTACCGCGGTGTCGCAGGTTGTCGAGCAGTCGGTGCGGGTAGCCGTCATGATCGCACTGCTGTTGTATCTGACCGGTAAGGGAGCAGACGCGGCCACCATCGCGGCGGGTGCGCTGATTGGTTCGGCTGGCGGCGGAGCGGCCGGTCTGATTGTCATGCTGCTGTATTGGCAGAATTACCGCCGCCGTGTGAGCGTAGCGCAGCAGTCGGCTGAGCTGGCGATATCAGCTGCCTCCGAAACCGCCTGGACCCGGAGTTCTGCTGCGGACACTGTCCGGGAGCAGACAGGAGCCAAGGCCCGCAAGCTGCTGGGCTATGGCATTCCAGTCATGCTCGGAACGCTGGCTATACCGCTTATCGGGCTGGTCGATGTATTTACCGTCCCCCGGTTGCTGTCGTCAACTGTCAGCGAAGCGGCGGCGATGGCGCAGTTCGGCATCTACAATCGCGGTCTGCCGCTTGTTCAGATGGTAACAATGCTGGCCACTTCGTTATCAGTGGTCTTCATCCCGGCACTCGCGGAGGCGAAGCACCGCGGAGATCTCGGGCTGATCCAGACCCGCTGCAGCCTGTCGCTGCGCTGGTTCTGGCTGCTGGGCCTGGCCGCTTCGGTTGGCCTGGCCGTCCTTGCAGAGCCGGTCAATGTGGCTCTGTACGGTGATGCTGCCGGCAGCGGTACGATGACCTGGCTGGCCTTTACCGCCGCTGGCGGTACGGTCAGCATCATCTCCGCCGCGCTGCTGCAGGGCCTGGGCGCCGTGCGCGCGCCGGCGGTACATCTCTTGGCGGCCGCGGTGCTCAAGGCGGCCCTCAACCTGCTGCTGATTCCGCAGCAGGGCATTACCGGCGCAGCCATCGCCAGCGTGGCCGCGCATCTCTTCGCAGCAGCGCTGAATGTGCTGCTGCTGCACCGTATGGGCCATCTGCGGCTGCGCTTCGCAGATGCCCTGGTGAAGCCCGCGCTGCTGCTCGCGGGCCTTGGCCTGGCCGCCGCAGCTGTAAGCCTCGGCGTTGGCAGTGCGGCCGCAGCCGCCGGCTTCGGCGGCGGGCGAACCACAGCCCTGGCGCAGAGCCTGCTCGGCGTGCTGGCAGGCTGCGCCGTCTTCGCCGCCGGCGCTGTTGCCCTGCGGCTGCTCAGCGAAAGCGAGCTGCGCCAGCTTCCGGGCTTTGGCCCGCGGCTTGCGGACAAGCTGAAGAAGCTGCGCCTGTTCCCTTAA
- the mazG gene encoding nucleoside triphosphate pyrophosphohydrolase codes for MSATLTVVGLGSGNPDRLTLGIIKKLQSASAVYVRTAEHPVMAALTELEIASQSFDGLYESLSSFPEVYEAITAKLIEEARSAPQGTEIVYAVPGHPMVAESAVSLLRERCPGAGVELHILGGESFLDEAFVRLGFDPIEGFQLLDASGIRSSQLQPELHTLIGQVYDSFTASETKLCLMDCYPPEYEVIVGHALGVDKEERILRVPLYELDRLEGYGNLSLIYVPANRAESARKRTFARLHEIVDTLRSPEGCPWDREQTHESLRKNLIEETYEVLETIDEDDPDHMKEELGDLLLQIMLHSQMEEEQGTFNVYDVIEGLNDKLIFRHPHVFGDKNAADAEEALQNWEGMKAEEKRLKGVKPEAESALSGVPRDLPALMKAYKLQKKASKVGFDWDNVGDVLAKIREEIDELQEAIESGAPAEEQMLELGDLLFAATNAARFIGADPEEALTRTNRKFVSRFQYIEEQLLSRNTRLLDSSLEEMEALWQEAKIKERKQ; via the coding sequence ATGAGCGCAACATTAACCGTGGTTGGCCTCGGTTCCGGCAATCCCGACCGGCTGACCCTGGGCATTATCAAGAAGCTGCAATCCGCATCCGCCGTTTATGTCCGGACCGCAGAGCATCCGGTGATGGCGGCTTTAACAGAGCTTGAAATAGCTTCCCAGTCCTTTGACGGGCTGTATGAATCGCTGTCCTCGTTTCCTGAGGTGTATGAAGCCATTACGGCGAAATTAATCGAGGAAGCGCGTTCCGCACCGCAGGGTACGGAAATTGTCTATGCCGTCCCGGGGCATCCCATGGTTGCAGAATCGGCGGTATCCCTGCTGCGGGAGCGCTGCCCGGGCGCGGGAGTAGAACTGCACATTCTCGGCGGGGAGAGCTTTCTCGATGAGGCATTTGTACGGCTTGGCTTCGACCCGATTGAAGGGTTTCAGCTTCTGGATGCTTCCGGTATCCGCAGTTCCCAGCTTCAGCCGGAGCTGCATACGCTGATCGGCCAGGTCTACGACAGCTTCACGGCTTCCGAAACCAAGCTCTGTCTGATGGATTGTTATCCGCCGGAGTATGAGGTAATCGTAGGGCATGCTCTTGGAGTGGATAAGGAAGAACGTATTCTCCGGGTACCGCTGTATGAGCTGGACCGTCTGGAAGGGTACGGCAATCTCTCGCTGATTTATGTTCCGGCAAACCGCGCGGAAAGTGCACGAAAACGCACATTTGCCCGCTTGCATGAAATTGTCGATACGTTGCGCAGTCCGGAAGGGTGCCCATGGGACCGGGAGCAGACGCATGAATCACTGCGCAAAAATCTGATTGAGGAAACCTATGAGGTTCTGGAAACGATCGATGAGGATGATCCGGACCATATGAAGGAAGAGCTGGGCGACCTGCTGCTGCAGATCATGCTTCATTCCCAGATGGAGGAGGAGCAGGGCACCTTTAATGTCTATGATGTCATTGAAGGATTGAATGACAAGCTGATCTTCCGCCATCCGCATGTCTTCGGCGATAAGAATGCTGCAGATGCCGAGGAAGCGCTCCAGAACTGGGAGGGCATGAAGGCTGAGGAAAAACGGCTTAAGGGTGTAAAACCGGAAGCAGAATCCGCGCTGAGCGGTGTTCCCCGTGATTTGCCTGCGCTGATGAAGGCCTACAAACTGCAGAAAAAGGCCTCCAAAGTAGGATTCGATTGGGACAACGTTGGCGATGTGCTGGCTAAAATCCGCGAAGAGATTGATGAGCTTCAGGAGGCTATCGAATCCGGTGCACCGGCGGAGGAGCAAATGCTGGAGCTGGGGGATCTGCTGTTCGCCGCGACCAATGCGGCACGCTTCATCGGAGCGGATCCTGAAGAGGCGTTGACCCGCACCAACCGCAAGTTTGTGTCTAGATTCCAATATATTGAGGAGCAGCTGCTAAGCCGGAATACCCGTCTATTGGACAGTAGTCTAGAAGAGATGGAAGCGTTGTGGCAGGAGGCTAAGATCAAGGAGCGAAAACAATAG
- a CDS encoding HU family DNA-binding protein, whose translation MNKTDLVNNISEKSGLAKKDVETVLNGVLGEITDALSKGDKVQLIGFGTFETRKRSGRTGRNPQSGTPIEIPESTVPAFKAGNKLKEAVN comes from the coding sequence ATGAACAAGACAGATTTGGTAAACAACATTTCCGAAAAAAGCGGATTGGCAAAGAAAGATGTAGAAACCGTATTGAACGGCGTGCTGGGCGAAATTACAGATGCTCTGTCCAAAGGCGATAAGGTCCAATTGATCGGCTTCGGTACTTTCGAAACCCGCAAACGTTCCGGCCGCACCGGCCGCAACCCGCAATCGGGCACACCTATTGAAATTCCTGAATCCACTGTACCGGCCTTCAAGGCTGGCAACAAGCTTAAAGAAGCCGTCAACTAA
- a CDS encoding RNA-binding S4 domain-containing protein, protein MRLDKFLKVSRLIKRRTVAKDVSEQGRVLINGKESKPSSTVKIGDEITVQFGQKLVTVKVEKLVETTRKDEAAGMYTLLREEPVAKSSGLDW, encoded by the coding sequence ATGCGCCTGGACAAATTCCTGAAGGTATCCCGTTTGATTAAGCGCCGCACTGTGGCTAAAGATGTGTCCGAACAGGGCCGGGTGCTGATTAACGGGAAGGAATCGAAACCGAGCAGTACGGTAAAGATCGGCGACGAGATTACAGTGCAATTCGGTCAAAAGCTAGTAACGGTCAAAGTGGAGAAACTGGTGGAAACGACCCGCAAGGACGAGGCCGCCGGTATGTATACGCTGCTCCGTGAAGAGCCTGTTGCCAAAAGCAGCGGTCTCGACTGGTAA
- the yabP gene encoding sporulation protein YabP: MIEPVKVNKQHDLHMRSRKQLEITGVQNVESFDSEEFLLRTELGHLTIRGNHLHIKNLSLENGLLSLEGNVHSLIYLDPGAQSKNKGILGKLFK; this comes from the coding sequence ATGATCGAGCCAGTCAAAGTCAATAAACAGCACGATCTGCACATGCGCAGTCGCAAGCAATTGGAGATAACAGGCGTGCAGAATGTAGAGAGCTTCGACAGCGAGGAGTTTCTGCTACGCACGGAACTTGGCCATCTCACCATTCGCGGAAATCATTTACATATCAAGAATCTAAGTCTGGAGAATGGGCTTTTGTCTCTGGAGGGCAATGTCCATTCCCTGATTTACCTTGATCCCGGAGCGCAGAGTAAAAACAAAGGCATCCTCGGCAAACTGTTTAAATGA
- the yabQ gene encoding spore cortex biosynthesis protein YabQ, whose translation MNPAIQWITLLYMMLAGTAMGLAYDSYRVLSLKLSFPKWLNALLDLLYWMWAALLVFRMLYAGNQGQLRFYVFLGLFLGVWIYFLLFSVTVRHFVVMLIQSIQYTCRLLWRAVEIVIGMPLRWLWRLLRGTLLLLGRILLFILKLLLRLTKPIWVLPVRWISPPLSRLYHSAWMVRLSEWLTAWWKR comes from the coding sequence ATGAATCCCGCGATTCAGTGGATCACCCTGCTTTACATGATGCTGGCCGGCACAGCCATGGGACTGGCCTATGACAGCTACCGGGTGCTGTCGCTGAAATTAAGCTTTCCCAAATGGCTGAATGCGCTGCTGGATCTGCTGTATTGGATGTGGGCGGCACTCCTCGTCTTCCGGATGCTTTATGCCGGAAATCAGGGACAATTGAGGTTTTATGTCTTTCTTGGCCTCTTTCTAGGCGTATGGATTTATTTTTTACTCTTCAGTGTTACGGTGCGGCATTTTGTGGTAATGTTAATTCAGTCGATTCAGTATACGTGCAGGCTGCTATGGAGAGCTGTAGAAATCGTAATAGGCATGCCGCTTCGCTGGCTTTGGCGCCTCCTGAGGGGGACGCTGCTGCTCTTGGGCCGGATCCTGTTATTTATCCTGAAGCTGCTGCTGCGTCTAACGAAGCCAATTTGGGTACTTCCAGTAAGATGGATCTCTCCGCCATTGTCCCGGCTCTATCACAGTGCCTGGATGGTGAGATTGTCTGAGTGGTTGACCGCATGGTGGAAACGCTGA
- a CDS encoding FtsB family cell division protein produces the protein MNRFSAEEKSSNNKGLAAGTKRRRFLWAVMVTVFLGWAGYIFFAQSAAIAEKSEQLAKKQASSEGVTASLNQLKYEVSRLNDDEYIGQLARKWYNMYPLGEQPIRPEQSGQ, from the coding sequence ATGAACAGATTTTCTGCAGAAGAGAAGAGTAGCAATAACAAAGGCTTGGCTGCAGGCACGAAGAGAAGAAGATTCCTATGGGCGGTCATGGTTACAGTTTTTTTGGGCTGGGCCGGTTATATTTTCTTTGCCCAGAGTGCGGCAATTGCGGAAAAGAGTGAACAACTGGCCAAGAAGCAGGCGAGCAGCGAGGGAGTTACGGCTTCCCTCAATCAACTGAAATACGAAGTGTCGCGACTTAACGACGACGAGTATATCGGCCAATTGGCGCGTAAATGGTACAATATGTATCCGTTAGGGGAACAGCCTATTCGTCCCGAGCAATCAGGGCAATAA
- a CDS encoding S1 domain-containing RNA-binding protein, whose amino-acid sequence MAIEVGTKLEGKVTGITHFGAFVDLSGGVTGLVHISEIADNYVKDVNDHLKIGDVVTVKVINVDKDGKIGLSIKQAVDKPASEVRPPRAPRPERPSGGDRFGGGGGSGGGGGGGGGGFNRERGGRPFKPAAGKPSFEDKMSRFLKDSEERISSIKKNTEGKRGGRGAKRV is encoded by the coding sequence ATGGCAATTGAAGTGGGCACCAAGTTAGAAGGCAAGGTGACAGGCATCACGCATTTCGGAGCATTTGTGGATCTGTCAGGAGGTGTCACAGGTCTCGTTCACATTTCGGAAATCGCCGATAACTACGTCAAGGATGTTAACGATCATTTAAAGATTGGTGATGTAGTAACTGTCAAGGTGATCAACGTTGACAAGGACGGCAAGATCGGGCTTTCCATCAAGCAGGCTGTAGATAAGCCGGCATCGGAAGTACGTCCCCCTAGAGCTCCAAGACCAGAACGTCCAAGCGGTGGAGACCGTTTCGGCGGCGGTGGCGGCAGTGGTGGTGGAGGCGGCGGCGGTGGTGGTGGTTTCAATCGTGAACGGGGAGGGCGTCCATTCAAGCCTGCAGCCGGTAAACCTTCATTCGAGGATAAAATGTCACGCTTCCTGAAAGACAGCGAAGAACGGATATCTTCGATCAAGAAGAACACAGAAGGAAAGCGCGGAGGCCGTGGAGCCAAACGCGTATAA
- the spoIIE gene encoding stage II sporulation protein E has protein sequence MNKSNVVNLPEWTKAGSKDKVQKEAWGMRLKSWGMNQPLLQFLTVKKWMLLLSLMGFMLGRAMILDELSPFAVAYFAVIVFMRKDSILPVAAATILGSLFTPFPGAVVIAAELIIFYLLYKGFESFQRIDLSYAPLMVFVSSFMVGLFRIIMGPSLTWYPLMMATLDALLGFVLTLVFLQALPLFTYKQRSRALRNEEVLCLIILLASVMTGLVGWTINGLSLEHILSRFLILLFALAGGAPLGAAVGVVTGLILSLADIGAIYQMSLLAFSGMLAGMMQSGRKGAVSIGMLLGSTILSVYFLGPGDVMASTWETCAAVLLFLLTPKGIISAIAKYVPGTPDHSRSQHEYARRVRDITADRVTQFSQVFQQLSSSFGQIPRAGEAGKSEREMEDFMSTVTEGACAGCIRRSHCWDTKFYQTYRYMTDMMTTVEECPDITAAQLPPEWSRICGKTGEVLEVMKGQYELYQHDMRWKRQIYDSRQFVAEQLSGVSQVMEDLAKEIKREGQAMYRQEAQIREALEKLGLSIHSIEILSLDPGRVEIEVVHAYTRGFDECRKMVAPLLSDILEENIAVVSETAVHPREGLSMVTFGSAKAYEVNTGVAGAAKGGDMFSGDSFSTVELGNGTFAVSISDGMGNGERARMESSAALSMLEKLLQSGMDEKLAVKSVNSILLLRSPDEFYATVDMALIDQYSAHTTFMKIASAPSFIRRGSEVIPITSSNLPIGIIKDIEVDLISMQLRPGDILIMMTDGIYDAPGYAVNKEIWMKRLIQELEGDDPQDMADSLLEKVIRYQGNEIHDDMTIVVSRVDHYHPEWSSLHMPGIGRMERPRTVS, from the coding sequence ATGAATAAAAGCAATGTGGTCAATTTGCCGGAGTGGACAAAAGCGGGAAGCAAAGACAAGGTGCAGAAGGAAGCCTGGGGCATGCGTCTAAAGAGCTGGGGTATGAATCAACCGCTGCTTCAGTTTCTAACAGTGAAGAAATGGATGCTGCTGTTGAGCTTAATGGGCTTTATGCTGGGACGGGCAATGATTTTGGACGAGCTGTCACCCTTTGCTGTAGCTTACTTTGCTGTCATTGTGTTTATGCGTAAAGACTCTATACTTCCGGTGGCTGCAGCCACGATCCTCGGCAGTCTGTTCACCCCGTTCCCCGGAGCAGTAGTGATTGCCGCAGAGCTAATTATCTTCTACCTGCTGTACAAAGGTTTTGAGAGCTTCCAGCGGATTGATCTATCCTATGCGCCGCTGATGGTATTCGTATCCTCATTTATGGTCGGACTGTTCCGGATTATCATGGGTCCCTCCCTTACCTGGTACCCGCTGATGATGGCGACACTCGATGCGCTGCTTGGCTTTGTGCTTACACTGGTATTTTTGCAGGCGCTTCCTTTGTTTACTTACAAGCAAAGGAGCCGGGCGCTGCGGAATGAAGAAGTTCTCTGCTTAATTATTCTGCTGGCTTCCGTCATGACCGGCCTTGTGGGCTGGACCATAAACGGCTTGTCGCTGGAACATATTCTGTCACGCTTTCTTATTCTGTTGTTTGCTCTCGCCGGGGGAGCTCCGCTCGGTGCTGCCGTCGGGGTAGTCACCGGACTGATCCTCAGCCTGGCTGATATCGGAGCCATTTATCAGATGAGTCTCCTGGCTTTCTCCGGAATGCTGGCCGGGATGATGCAGTCCGGGCGCAAAGGGGCAGTCTCGATCGGGATGCTGCTGGGCTCGACTATACTTTCGGTCTACTTCCTGGGCCCGGGTGATGTGATGGCCTCAACTTGGGAGACTTGCGCTGCAGTGTTGTTGTTTCTTCTAACACCAAAGGGGATTATTTCTGCCATCGCCAAATATGTGCCGGGCACACCGGATCACAGCCGGTCACAGCATGAATATGCCAGAAGAGTGAGAGATATTACAGCAGACCGGGTAACCCAGTTCTCGCAGGTATTCCAGCAGCTGTCGAGCAGCTTCGGGCAGATTCCCCGGGCTGGAGAAGCCGGTAAAAGTGAACGTGAAATGGAAGACTTCATGAGTACCGTAACTGAGGGTGCCTGCGCCGGCTGTATCCGGCGTTCGCATTGCTGGGACACGAAGTTTTATCAGACGTACAGGTATATGACAGATATGATGACGACCGTAGAAGAATGCCCGGATATCACCGCAGCCCAGCTTCCGCCCGAGTGGAGCCGGATTTGCGGCAAGACAGGGGAGGTACTGGAAGTGATGAAGGGCCAGTATGAGCTATACCAGCATGATATGCGCTGGAAAAGACAAATATACGACAGCCGCCAATTTGTTGCCGAGCAGCTTTCGGGTGTATCTCAGGTGATGGAGGACCTGGCGAAGGAGATCAAACGTGAAGGCCAGGCAATGTACCGGCAGGAGGCCCAGATCCGCGAGGCGCTGGAGAAGCTGGGGTTGTCCATTCATTCGATTGAGATTTTAAGCCTCGATCCCGGCCGGGTAGAAATAGAAGTGGTTCATGCTTATACCCGCGGTTTTGATGAGTGCCGCAAGATGGTTGCGCCGCTGTTGTCCGATATTCTGGAGGAGAATATTGCAGTCGTAAGTGAAACGGCGGTGCATCCCCGCGAGGGATTGTCGATGGTCACCTTTGGATCTGCCAAAGCTTATGAGGTGAATACCGGAGTGGCAGGGGCGGCCAAGGGAGGCGATATGTTCTCCGGCGACAGCTTCAGTACCGTAGAGCTTGGAAATGGCACATTTGCTGTGTCCATCAGTGACGGGATGGGTAACGGAGAGCGGGCCCGGATGGAGAGCAGTGCCGCATTGTCCATGCTGGAGAAGCTGCTGCAGTCCGGTATGGACGAGAAGCTGGCGGTAAAGTCCGTCAATTCCATTCTGCTGCTGCGTTCTCCGGATGAGTTCTATGCGACGGTGGATATGGCGCTAATCGACCAGTATTCGGCGCATACCACTTTTATGAAAATCGCGTCTGCGCCTTCCTTTATCCGCCGGGGGAGCGAAGTCATCCCGATTACTTCGAGCAATCTTCCGATCGGAATCATAAAAGACATTGAGGTGGATTTGATCAGCATGCAGCTGCGTCCGGGTGATATTCTCATTATGATGACCGATGGTATTTATGATGCGCCCGGATATGCCGTTAATAAAGAGATATGGATGAAGCGGTTAATCCAGGAGCTGGAGGGAGATGATCCTCAGGATATGGCCGACAGCCTGCTGGAAAAGGTTATCCGTTATCAAGGCAATGAAATCCATGATGATATGACCATTGTCGTCAGCCGGGTCGATCATTATCATCCGGAGTGGTCCAGCCTGCATATGCCTGGCATCGGCCGGATGGAGCGGCCGCGGACGGTCAGCTAG
- a CDS encoding serine/threonine protein kinase, with product MSSNPPYPVGTVISGKWRGNRYVIERMLGRGANGTVYLVQREGRRERYALKIGNDTLELQSEINVLTSLQSCRKRSEFRARRESALSSYLLESDDFKDGEHTPFYVMRYVEGKQLHHFLAKNGISWLGLVGLKLLEKLQTLHECGFVFGDLKPENVMVSDYGEAELIDYGGASPMGRSVKQFTEWHDRGFWNAGSRTGDENYDLFAFAVLCLRLLNEDGLKAAAQQLPQTRSVDELIKLAKSLPDRKLSSWLCLALKGGFPGSAQAAEIWKIHIYGTRKQPKDAMATPRWLKSAFGLSLFVLAFTIYWVLRF from the coding sequence ATGTCGTCTAATCCGCCCTACCCTGTCGGCACCGTTATTAGCGGCAAATGGCGGGGGAACCGTTATGTCATTGAACGGATGCTGGGAAGAGGGGCCAATGGAACCGTATATCTCGTGCAAAGAGAAGGCAGACGGGAGCGGTATGCGCTCAAGATCGGAAACGATACGCTTGAGCTGCAGTCAGAAATCAATGTGCTGACCTCGCTGCAATCCTGCCGGAAGCGAAGTGAGTTTCGCGCCCGCCGTGAATCCGCGCTGTCCTCTTACCTGCTGGAGTCGGATGATTTCAAAGATGGAGAGCATACCCCTTTTTATGTGATGCGTTACGTTGAAGGTAAACAGCTGCACCATTTTTTGGCCAAAAACGGGATCTCCTGGCTGGGGCTGGTAGGACTGAAGCTGTTAGAGAAGCTGCAGACGCTGCATGAATGCGGTTTTGTGTTTGGTGATCTCAAGCCCGAGAATGTAATGGTATCCGATTACGGCGAAGCCGAACTGATCGACTATGGCGGCGCAAGTCCCATGGGACGCAGTGTGAAGCAATTTACCGAGTGGCATGACCGCGGATTCTGGAATGCAGGCAGCCGTACCGGCGACGAGAATTATGATCTGTTTGCTTTTGCCGTTCTCTGCCTTCGTTTGCTTAATGAAGACGGGCTGAAAGCCGCTGCCCAGCAGCTGCCGCAGACAAGAAGCGTCGATGAACTGATTAAGCTGGCCAAAAGTTTGCCCGACAGGAAGCTCTCCTCTTGGCTGTGTCTTGCACTGAAAGGCGGATTTCCCGGTTCCGCGCAGGCTGCTGAGATCTGGAAGATTCATATATACGGAACGCGCAAACAGCCGAAGGATGCCATGGCGACCCCGCGCTGGCTAAAAAGTGCGTTTGGGTTATCGTTATTTGTGCTGGCTTTTACGATTTATTGGGTATTGCGTTTTTGA